The Aeromicrobium yanjiei genome includes a region encoding these proteins:
- a CDS encoding bifunctional glycosyltransferase family 2/GtrA family protein produces the protein MTTTTLAAQTQDLPRLAPALDVVIPVYNEENAIVGSVETVRAHLATLPFTHRVTIADNASTDKTPVLAQQLADTYDDVRLVSLGQKGRGRALKRAWMQSDAEVLVYMDVDLSTDLNALLPLVAPLLTGHSDLAIGSRLARTARTTRGPKREVISRGYNVLLRGTLRAKFSDAQCGFKAIRRDVAHELLPLIEDDEWFFDTELLIVAERAGLRIHEVPVDWVDDPDSRVDIVRTALADLRGMGRVGWSLLRGRIPLAEVARRLGRATASSAGGRLSSQMVIFALIGMLSTLAYGVLYVALRGELGAQQANVLALGLTTVANTAANRRFTFGLRGPSGAVKHQLQGLLVFGCGLAVTSATLWAMRAMGTVEHPLVEVVVLTAANLLVTVMRFVLMRVWIFRRRPAETGSTA, from the coding sequence ATGACCACGACCACCCTCGCCGCCCAGACGCAGGACCTGCCCCGGCTGGCGCCCGCTCTCGACGTCGTCATCCCGGTCTACAACGAGGAGAACGCGATCGTGGGCTCGGTCGAGACCGTCCGCGCCCACCTGGCGACCCTGCCGTTCACGCATCGCGTGACGATCGCCGACAACGCGAGCACCGACAAGACGCCCGTGCTCGCCCAGCAGCTCGCGGACACGTACGACGACGTGCGGCTCGTGAGCCTCGGCCAGAAGGGCCGCGGTCGCGCGCTCAAGCGGGCGTGGATGCAGTCCGACGCCGAGGTGCTGGTCTACATGGACGTCGACCTGTCCACGGACCTCAACGCACTCCTCCCGCTGGTCGCTCCCCTGCTGACGGGGCACTCCGACCTCGCGATCGGCTCCCGGCTGGCACGTACGGCCCGCACGACGCGCGGCCCGAAACGCGAGGTCATCTCGCGGGGCTACAACGTGCTCCTGCGAGGCACCCTCCGCGCGAAGTTCTCCGACGCCCAGTGCGGCTTCAAGGCGATCCGCCGCGACGTGGCCCACGAGCTGCTGCCGCTGATCGAGGACGACGAGTGGTTCTTCGACACCGAGCTGCTGATCGTCGCCGAGCGCGCCGGCCTGCGGATCCACGAGGTGCCGGTGGACTGGGTCGACGATCCCGACAGTCGCGTCGACATCGTGCGTACGGCGCTGGCCGACCTGCGCGGCATGGGTCGCGTCGGCTGGTCGCTCCTGCGCGGTCGGATCCCGCTCGCGGAGGTCGCCCGGCGCCTCGGGCGGGCCACCGCGAGCAGCGCCGGTGGGCGGCTCAGCTCCCAGATGGTCATCTTCGCGCTCATCGGCATGCTGTCGACCCTCGCGTACGGCGTCCTGTACGTCGCGCTGCGTGGCGAGCTCGGCGCCCAGCAGGCCAACGTCCTCGCGCTGGGCCTCACCACGGTGGCCAACACCGCGGCCAACCGGCGGTTCACGTTCGGGCTCCGCGGACCCTCGGGCGCGGTGAAGCACCAGCTCCAGGGGCTGCTCGTGTTCGGCTGCGGCCTGGCCGTCACCAGCGCAACCCTGTGGGCGATGCGGGCAATGGGGACCGTCGAGCACCCTCTCGTCGAGGTCGTGGTGCTCACCGCGGCCAACCTGCTGGTCACCGTCATGAGGTTCGTCCTGATGCGGGTCTGGATCTTCCGGCGGCGCCCGGCCGAGACCGGAAGCACGGCCTGA
- a CDS encoding PspA/IM30 family protein, with protein sequence MAQKQSILGRIGQLTRANINSILDKAEDPEKMLDQMVRDYTSSIAEAENAVAQTIGNLRLAEADHAEDVAAVKEWGAKALAASQKADSLRAAGQPGEADRFDALAKVALSKQISFEQEAKAAAPQIASQNETVEKLKTGLIGMKAKLGELQTKRDQLVARAKTAEAQSKVQDAVRSIDILDPTSELSRFEEKVRRNEAQVAGHAELASSSLDSQFEELEAASAMTEVEARLAELKGIGSGQPSAVESGE encoded by the coding sequence ATGGCTCAGAAACAGTCCATCCTCGGGCGCATCGGTCAGCTGACCCGCGCCAACATCAACTCGATCCTCGACAAGGCCGAGGATCCCGAGAAGATGCTCGACCAGATGGTCCGCGACTACACCAGCTCGATCGCCGAAGCCGAGAACGCGGTGGCCCAGACGATCGGCAACCTGCGACTGGCCGAGGCCGACCACGCCGAGGACGTCGCAGCGGTCAAGGAGTGGGGCGCGAAGGCCCTCGCCGCCTCGCAGAAGGCCGACTCCCTGCGCGCTGCCGGCCAGCCCGGCGAGGCCGACCGGTTCGACGCCCTGGCCAAGGTCGCGCTCAGCAAGCAGATCAGCTTCGAGCAGGAGGCCAAGGCGGCCGCTCCCCAGATCGCCTCTCAGAACGAGACGGTCGAGAAGCTCAAGACCGGCCTGATCGGCATGAAGGCCAAGCTCGGTGAGCTGCAGACCAAGCGTGACCAGCTCGTCGCCCGGGCCAAGACCGCCGAAGCGCAGTCCAAGGTGCAGGACGCGGTCAGGTCGATCGACATCCTCGACCCGACCAGCGAGCTCTCCCGGTTCGAGGAGAAGGTGCGTCGCAACGAGGCGCAGGTCGCCGGGCACGCCGAGCTCGCCTCGTCCAGCCTCGACTCGCAGTTCGAGGAGCTCGAGGCCGCCAGCGCGATGACCGAGGTCGAGGCCCGGCTCGCCGAGCTCAAGGGCATCGGCTCGGGCCAGCCATCGGCCGTCGAGTCCGGCGAATGA
- a CDS encoding DUF2505 domain-containing protein, producing MKLSEKFSYKGADVEAVYGLLVDQAFRTDSCANQGASDYEVTVEPQGDGATVTIARTQPADLPDFVKKLTGSTVKVRQTEVWSGPDASGNRTADVKVSIVGQPAEMIGTAKLYAKDDGSEFTVDGDVKVSIPFIGKKIEPEVAKAIRTSLREEVEYGMSKL from the coding sequence ATGAAGCTCTCCGAGAAGTTCTCCTACAAGGGCGCCGACGTCGAGGCGGTCTACGGGCTGCTCGTCGACCAGGCGTTCCGCACCGACTCGTGCGCCAACCAGGGGGCGAGCGACTACGAGGTCACGGTCGAGCCCCAGGGCGACGGCGCCACCGTCACGATCGCGCGTACGCAGCCGGCCGACCTGCCCGACTTCGTCAAGAAGCTCACCGGCAGCACCGTCAAGGTCAGGCAGACCGAGGTCTGGAGCGGCCCGGACGCTTCCGGCAACCGGACCGCGGACGTCAAGGTCAGCATCGTCGGTCAGCCGGCCGAGATGATCGGCACGGCCAAGCTGTATGCCAAGGACGACGGCTCCGAGTTCACCGTCGACGGCGACGTCAAGGTCTCGATCCCGTTCATCGGCAAGAAGATCGAGCCCGAGGTGGCCAAGGCCATCCGCACCTCGCTGCGCGAAGAGGTCGAGTACGGGATGTCCAAGCTCTAG
- a CDS encoding WS/DGAT/MGAT family O-acyltransferase, which translates to MQRLSPLDAMFLQQDSPTVPRQVASLAILEAVDNPLDYDRLIQVINERIDLVPRYRQVPRSVPGALGTPLWVDDEQFDISLHVRRSALPRPGTVEALHELVGRLIARRLDLDRPLWELYLIEGLTGGQVALLFKAHQALVDGSETVDLAQVLLEEAAHERDIPHEEWNARTEPRATGLVAETLSRNFRRPGEALRITEHNLGRLARKLPLIGGEGQTPQGALSTDLSRHRRFATLAADLEDFRRVRHEHGGTVNDVILAAITGGIRGWMLTRAEPVTAKTSLRAMVPMSVVAEDGLPTSLGSKVRGHLLSLPVGESNPVVRLHQVSYALKDHRETGSAVAASKLAALPGFATSTFHAVGARVADSETGRGHQIVITNVPGPQDPLYLAGEALAEVYPCIPLSGRRAVSIGVTSYHHKVFFGIVADRDAVPDVDVLAQCIEEALAELVETVEGRRTRAPRGRQRPAGR; encoded by the coding sequence ATGCAACGGTTGAGCCCGCTGGATGCGATGTTCCTGCAGCAGGACAGTCCGACGGTCCCGCGGCAGGTCGCCTCCTTGGCGATCCTCGAGGCCGTGGACAACCCGCTCGACTACGACCGGCTGATCCAGGTCATCAACGAGCGCATCGACCTGGTGCCCCGCTACCGCCAGGTGCCCCGATCGGTGCCGGGCGCCCTCGGCACCCCGCTGTGGGTGGACGACGAGCAGTTCGACATCTCCTTGCACGTACGCCGCTCGGCCCTCCCGCGGCCCGGGACGGTCGAGGCGCTGCACGAGCTGGTTGGACGCCTGATCGCCCGGCGCCTCGACCTCGACCGGCCCTTGTGGGAGCTCTACCTCATCGAGGGCCTGACGGGCGGCCAGGTCGCCCTGTTGTTCAAGGCGCACCAGGCACTCGTCGACGGCTCCGAGACCGTCGACCTGGCCCAGGTGCTGCTGGAGGAGGCAGCGCACGAGAGGGACATCCCGCACGAGGAGTGGAACGCCCGGACCGAGCCGCGCGCGACGGGCCTCGTGGCCGAGACCCTCAGCCGCAACTTCCGCCGCCCCGGAGAGGCCCTGCGCATCACCGAGCACAATCTCGGTCGCCTCGCCCGCAAGCTGCCCCTCATCGGGGGCGAGGGGCAGACGCCCCAGGGCGCCCTGTCGACCGACCTGAGCCGGCACCGCCGCTTCGCGACGCTCGCCGCCGACCTCGAGGACTTCCGACGCGTCCGTCACGAGCACGGCGGCACGGTCAACGACGTGATCCTCGCCGCGATCACCGGCGGCATCCGCGGGTGGATGCTGACCAGGGCCGAGCCGGTCACCGCCAAGACCAGCCTGCGGGCCATGGTGCCGATGTCGGTCGTGGCCGAGGACGGTCTGCCGACGTCGCTCGGGTCGAAGGTGCGCGGGCACCTGCTGTCCCTGCCGGTGGGGGAGTCCAACCCGGTCGTCCGGCTGCACCAGGTGTCCTATGCGCTGAAGGACCACCGCGAGACCGGCTCGGCCGTCGCGGCCAGCAAGCTCGCGGCCCTGCCCGGCTTCGCGACCTCCACGTTCCACGCCGTGGGCGCCCGCGTCGCGGACTCCGAGACGGGCCGGGGCCACCAGATCGTCATCACCAACGTCCCCGGGCCGCAAGATCCGCTCTACCTGGCCGGTGAGGCCCTGGCGGAGGTCTATCCGTGCATCCCGCTCAGCGGGCGGCGGGCCGTGTCGATCGGGGTGACCTCCTACCACCACAAGGTCTTCTTCGGCATCGTCGCCGACCGCGATGCCGTGCCCGACGTCGACGTCCTGGCGCAGTGCATCGAGGAGGCGCTCGCCGAGCTCGTCGAGACCGTCGAGGGGCGGCGCACACGTGCGCCGCGCGGGCGCCAGCGTCCGGCCGGCCGATGA
- a CDS encoding AAA family ATPase, which produces MDVVIAAGDAAWESAAIREVEGSSTLRLARRCVDVADLLAVAQTGRAAAALVSAELPGLDVDAVHRLERAGVRVAAVGADSGRCEALGITRRLRLGALDEVARDEPVLPASPPGRTAPVIAVWGPAGAPGRSTVALGLASATAARGVDTVLVDADTHGGAQSQMLSVLDDVSGLVAACRAANQGRGHEVVDHLVEVDPGLRLLTGLPRAEMWAQVRAGALDVVLAQLRSGSQLVVVDCGFSLEPGTGPGGGGRNQTTLQVLGQADLAVAVGRPEPVGLARLVRGLHDLSEIAPGLDTVLVINLVRTTLGWGERDIRATISRLTGLEPAAYLPLDLSGLDLAAVSGQAPREASPSSPFVARVEVLAGLVLDRIASTASLAASGS; this is translated from the coding sequence GTGGACGTCGTGATCGCGGCCGGCGACGCGGCCTGGGAGTCCGCTGCGATCCGTGAGGTGGAGGGATCGTCGACGTTGCGACTGGCCCGCCGCTGTGTGGACGTCGCGGACCTGCTCGCCGTGGCGCAGACCGGACGCGCCGCGGCAGCGCTCGTCTCGGCCGAGCTGCCGGGGCTCGACGTGGACGCGGTCCACCGTCTCGAGCGGGCCGGTGTGCGAGTCGCAGCGGTGGGCGCGGACTCGGGGCGCTGCGAGGCGCTCGGCATCACCCGCCGGCTGCGCCTGGGAGCGCTCGACGAGGTCGCCCGGGACGAGCCTGTGCTCCCCGCGTCGCCTCCCGGGCGTACCGCGCCCGTGATCGCCGTCTGGGGCCCCGCAGGTGCTCCCGGGCGCAGCACCGTGGCGCTGGGGCTGGCGTCCGCGACGGCTGCCCGCGGCGTCGACACCGTCCTGGTCGACGCGGACACCCACGGCGGCGCGCAGAGCCAGATGTTGAGCGTGCTCGACGACGTGTCCGGTCTCGTCGCCGCGTGTCGGGCGGCCAACCAGGGACGTGGGCACGAGGTCGTCGACCACCTCGTCGAGGTCGATCCCGGGCTCCGCCTGCTGACAGGACTGCCACGTGCCGAGATGTGGGCCCAGGTGCGTGCGGGCGCCCTGGACGTGGTGCTGGCCCAGCTGCGGTCGGGCTCGCAGCTCGTGGTGGTCGACTGCGGGTTCTCGCTCGAGCCGGGCACGGGTCCCGGGGGTGGCGGGCGCAACCAGACGACCCTGCAGGTCCTCGGTCAAGCCGATCTCGCGGTCGCGGTGGGACGGCCCGAGCCGGTCGGACTGGCCCGCCTGGTGCGTGGGCTGCACGACCTGTCCGAGATCGCGCCCGGGCTCGACACGGTGCTCGTGATCAACCTGGTGCGCACCACGCTGGGGTGGGGCGAACGGGACATCCGCGCGACGATCTCGCGCCTCACGGGCCTGGAGCCGGCAGCGTACCTGCCGCTCGACCTGTCGGGTCTGGACCTCGCGGCGGTGAGCGGGCAGGCGCCCCGCGAGGCCTCCCCGTCCTCGCCGTTCGTGGCGCGGGTCGAGGTGCTGGCGGGGCTCGTGCTCGACCGCATCGCGTCCACGGCGTCGCTCGCAGCGTCCGGGTCGTGA
- a CDS encoding helix-turn-helix domain-containing protein: MSPSSPRFLTLADVAEILNVTVRQVYALVRSGDLRGIQIGGRGQWRIENDQLEDYISRQYARAEAADLDEVDDDIRTDR, encoded by the coding sequence ATGTCCCCTTCCAGCCCGCGTTTCCTCACGCTGGCTGACGTCGCGGAGATCCTCAACGTCACGGTGCGGCAGGTCTACGCGCTGGTGCGCTCGGGCGATCTGCGCGGCATCCAGATCGGTGGACGCGGGCAGTGGCGCATCGAGAACGACCAGCTCGAGGACTACATCTCGCGGCAGTACGCGCGCGCGGAGGCAGCCGACCTGGACGAGGTCGACGACGACATCAGGACCGACCGCTGA
- a CDS encoding LysM peptidoglycan-binding domain-containing protein encodes MRLSGWGWAMTALAAGSVYVLAPEAASSADALAGPSFAAALLALGSLVQLALSGWVLGAVLLTLAARSSRLARAVMPAAMRRALFVGAVGAMTLAPAHAEEIAAPGSRAPHSVNGLRLPDRPTAAAPSDVTSRARVTPRPVLVRPGDTLWAIASRSLPPDASPAVVAHAVERWHAANRTAIGSDPDLIFPGQHLTSPTGKDHP; translated from the coding sequence ATGCGACTGTCGGGGTGGGGCTGGGCGATGACCGCGCTCGCCGCCGGCAGCGTGTACGTCCTGGCCCCCGAGGCGGCGAGCAGCGCCGACGCGCTCGCGGGCCCCTCCTTCGCCGCGGCCCTCCTGGCACTCGGCTCCCTCGTGCAGCTGGCCCTGTCCGGCTGGGTCCTCGGCGCGGTGCTGCTGACGCTCGCGGCACGCTCCTCCCGTCTCGCCCGCGCCGTCATGCCGGCTGCGATGCGGCGCGCCCTGTTCGTCGGTGCCGTCGGTGCGATGACGCTGGCACCTGCGCATGCCGAGGAGATCGCCGCGCCGGGCAGCCGGGCTCCCCACTCCGTCAACGGCCTGCGCCTGCCCGACCGACCGACCGCGGCCGCACCGTCCGACGTGACCTCCCGGGCACGCGTGACGCCGCGCCCCGTGCTCGTCCGCCCCGGCGACACCCTCTGGGCGATCGCGTCCCGGTCCCTGCCGCCGGACGCCTCACCGGCGGTCGTCGCGCACGCCGTGGAGCGCTGGCACGCGGCCAACCGCACCGCCATCGGGAGCGATCCCGACCTCATCTTCCCCGGGCAACACCTCACCTCACCCACCGGGAAGGACCACCCATGA
- a CDS encoding Rv3235 family protein, with translation MKTATALLAPSAGHPSFTTPVVPASGQIPLPFPGMTPVLPVPVERGDARPIRERSARFMQALVEVLSGERPVRQMAAWMAPDVYDQLTSRLAVHARVPLRSRSGSGARIVSVHVAMVHDEAAEVAGRMVHRGRSRAIAVRLELQTTHRGDRVWRCTALTWA, from the coding sequence ATGAAGACCGCCACCGCCCTGCTCGCCCCCTCCGCGGGCCATCCCTCGTTCACCACGCCCGTGGTGCCCGCGTCCGGCCAGATCCCGCTGCCGTTCCCGGGCATGACGCCCGTGCTGCCGGTGCCGGTCGAGCGCGGGGACGCTCGACCGATCCGGGAGCGTTCGGCGCGGTTCATGCAGGCACTGGTCGAGGTGCTCTCGGGCGAGCGGCCCGTCCGCCAGATGGCCGCGTGGATGGCGCCGGACGTCTACGACCAGCTCACGTCACGCCTCGCGGTGCACGCACGGGTCCCGTTGCGGTCCCGCTCGGGCAGCGGAGCGCGCATCGTCTCCGTCCACGTCGCGATGGTGCACGACGAGGCCGCGGAGGTCGCGGGTCGGATGGTCCACCGCGGACGGTCGCGCGCGATCGCCGTACGCCTGGAGCTCCAGACCACCCACCGGGGCGACCGGGTCTGGCGCTGCACCGCCCTCACCTGGGCCTAG
- the secA gene encoding preprotein translocase subunit SecA — translation MDKILRMGEGKVLKQLEAVAKQVNALEDEFRGMSDEELRGMTDEFRGRLADGESLDDLMPEAFATVREAASRVLGQRHFDVQIMGGAALHLGNIAEMKTGEGKTLVSTLPAYLNALSGKGVHIVTVNDYLAKYHAEWMGRVHHFLGLSVGQILPNMTPAERRESYAADITYGTNNEFGFDYLRDNMADDIADCVQRGHNFAVVDEVDSILIDEARTPLIISGPTEDEVKWYGEFAKIVGAMRPDEHYEVDEKKRTISVTEAGIDRVEDQLGIDNLYDAVNTPLISFLNNAIKAKELFKNDKDYVVIDGEVLIVDEHTGRILDGRRYNEGLHQAIEAKEGVRIREEYQTLATITLQNYFRLYDKLGGMTGTAMTEASEFDKIYKLGVVPIPTNRPVARVDQPDLVYRTEQAKFDAVVEDIVERHANGQPILVGTTSVEKSERLSKQLRKRGIPHEVLNAKQHDREAAIVAMAGHKGAVTVATNMAGRGTDIMLGGSVEFLADQALRKQGLDPLEDSEAYEAAWPATLKQMEQQVADEHDEVTAAGGLAVIGTERHESRRIDNQLRGRSGRQGDPGETRFYLSLEDDLMRLFKADWVNWVLQTMKIPDDVPIENKRVTGAIASAQSQVEAQNFDTRKNILKYDDVMSAQRSVIYAERRQVLEGQDMQGWVTSTIEDVVKAYVTGATEGFPEEWDLDQLWTALRLLYPVGLTIEGVEEEVGGRDGLSRELLQELLTEDALRAYAAREEELGSEVMRELERRVVLSVLDRKWREHLYEMDYLREGIGLRAYSQRDPLVEYQREGYELFNAMMEGIAEESVGFLFNLDVQVEEPADESADEALQLSAKGLGVKSAPQALAYSAPSEDGDVEVRAEAAPEEDSAETEARRAANAKNRARQKAKQQRKSRKNNR, via the coding sequence ATCGACAAGATTCTTCGCATGGGCGAAGGCAAGGTCCTCAAGCAGCTCGAGGCCGTCGCCAAGCAGGTCAACGCCCTCGAGGACGAGTTCCGCGGGATGAGCGATGAGGAGCTGCGCGGCATGACCGACGAGTTCCGTGGCCGCCTGGCCGACGGTGAGTCGCTCGACGACCTCATGCCCGAGGCATTCGCGACAGTCCGCGAGGCGGCGTCCCGCGTGCTCGGCCAGCGGCACTTCGACGTGCAGATCATGGGTGGCGCCGCGCTGCACCTGGGCAACATCGCCGAGATGAAGACCGGTGAGGGCAAGACGCTGGTGTCGACCCTCCCGGCGTACCTCAACGCGCTCAGCGGCAAGGGCGTCCACATCGTCACGGTCAACGACTACCTCGCGAAGTACCACGCGGAGTGGATGGGCCGCGTGCACCACTTCCTCGGCCTGTCGGTCGGGCAGATCCTGCCCAACATGACGCCCGCCGAGCGCCGCGAGTCGTACGCCGCCGACATCACGTACGGCACCAACAACGAGTTCGGCTTCGACTACCTGCGCGACAACATGGCCGACGACATCGCCGACTGCGTGCAGCGCGGGCACAACTTCGCCGTGGTCGACGAGGTCGACTCGATCCTCATCGACGAGGCCCGCACCCCGCTGATCATCTCGGGCCCCACCGAGGACGAGGTCAAGTGGTACGGCGAGTTCGCCAAGATCGTCGGCGCGATGAGGCCCGACGAGCACTACGAGGTCGACGAGAAGAAGCGCACGATCTCGGTGACCGAGGCCGGCATCGACCGGGTCGAGGACCAGCTGGGCATCGACAACCTCTACGACGCGGTGAACACCCCGCTCATCAGCTTCCTCAACAACGCGATCAAGGCCAAGGAGCTGTTCAAGAACGACAAGGACTACGTCGTCATCGACGGTGAGGTCCTGATCGTCGACGAGCACACCGGCCGCATCCTGGACGGTCGTCGCTACAACGAGGGCCTGCACCAGGCGATCGAGGCCAAGGAAGGCGTGCGCATCCGCGAGGAGTACCAGACCCTCGCCACGATCACGCTGCAGAACTACTTCCGCCTCTACGACAAGCTCGGCGGCATGACCGGTACGGCCATGACCGAGGCGTCGGAGTTCGACAAGATCTACAAGCTCGGCGTCGTCCCGATCCCGACCAACCGTCCGGTCGCCCGCGTCGACCAGCCCGATCTGGTGTACCGCACCGAGCAGGCCAAGTTCGATGCCGTGGTCGAGGACATCGTCGAGCGCCACGCCAACGGTCAGCCGATCCTGGTCGGCACGACCAGCGTCGAGAAGAGCGAGCGGCTCTCCAAGCAGCTGCGAAAGCGCGGCATCCCGCACGAGGTGCTCAACGCCAAGCAGCACGACCGTGAGGCCGCGATCGTCGCGATGGCCGGTCACAAGGGCGCCGTCACGGTCGCGACCAACATGGCCGGACGTGGCACCGACATCATGCTCGGTGGCAGCGTCGAGTTCCTGGCCGACCAGGCGCTGCGCAAGCAGGGTCTCGACCCGCTCGAGGACTCCGAGGCGTACGAGGCGGCATGGCCCGCGACGCTCAAGCAGATGGAGCAGCAGGTCGCCGACGAGCACGACGAGGTCACCGCGGCCGGCGGACTGGCCGTCATCGGCACCGAGCGGCACGAGTCGCGCCGCATCGACAACCAGCTGCGTGGTCGTTCGGGCCGCCAGGGTGACCCGGGCGAAACCCGGTTCTACCTGTCGCTCGAGGACGACCTCATGCGGCTGTTCAAGGCCGACTGGGTCAACTGGGTCCTGCAGACCATGAAGATCCCCGACGACGTGCCGATCGAGAACAAGCGCGTCACGGGAGCGATCGCGTCCGCGCAGTCGCAGGTCGAGGCGCAGAACTTCGACACCCGCAAGAACATCCTCAAGTACGACGACGTCATGAGCGCGCAGCGTTCGGTCATCTACGCCGAGCGTCGCCAGGTCCTCGAGGGCCAGGACATGCAGGGCTGGGTCACCTCGACGATCGAGGACGTCGTCAAGGCGTACGTCACCGGCGCGACCGAGGGCTTCCCCGAGGAGTGGGACCTCGATCAGCTGTGGACCGCGCTCCGCCTGCTCTACCCGGTCGGCCTCACGATCGAGGGCGTCGAGGAAGAGGTCGGTGGACGCGACGGGCTCAGCCGCGAGCTGCTCCAGGAGCTGCTGACCGAGGACGCCCTGCGGGCGTACGCGGCCCGCGAGGAGGAGCTCGGATCCGAGGTCATGCGCGAGCTCGAGCGCCGCGTCGTGCTGAGCGTGCTGGACCGCAAGTGGCGTGAGCACCTCTACGAGATGGACTACCTCCGCGAGGGCATCGGCCTGCGGGCGTACTCGCAGCGCGATCCGCTGGTCGAGTACCAGCGCGAGGGCTATGAGCTGTTCAACGCCATGATGGAGGGCATCGCCGAGGAGTCGGTCGGCTTCTTGTTCAACCTCGACGTGCAGGTCGAGGAGCCGGCCGACGAGTCCGCGGACGAGGCGCTGCAGCTGAGCGCCAAGGGGCTGGGCGTGAAGTCGGCGCCGCAGGCCCTCGCGTACTCGGCACCGTCGGAGGACGGCGACGTCGAGGTGCGCGCGGAGGCGGCGCCCGAGGAGGACTCGGCCGAGACCGAGGCTCGTCGCGCGGCCAACGCCAAGAACCGCGCGCGCCAGAAGGCCAAGCAGCAGCGCAAGTCGCGCAAGAACAACCGCTGA
- a CDS encoding winged helix-turn-helix domain-containing protein, giving the protein MTQTLTVLQARRIALAAQGFTRPRPGRDGEVSARHVARVIQRLGFFQIDSVNVLQRAHYMPLFSRLGAYDVDLLHRASGRAPRRLFEYWAHEAALVDVDLWQAFQFRMESGARMWGGMIRIARDKPEFVEWVLDEVRANGPLTAREIEHDVPRERDSWGWNWSEVKAALEYLFYKGRVTAARRNAAFERVYDLPERVIPRAQLETPALDAPEAHRVLVGHAARALGVGTAQCLRDYFRMEPAPTKAAIDDLVASGELVPTTIAGWRRPAYLHRDAVMPRKVSARALLSPFDPLVFERTRTEQLFDFRYRIEIYVPADKRVHGYYVLPFLLGDRLVARVDLKADRQSSTLLVHGAWAESHAPSHTATELADELRLMARWLGLDTIAPPVKGDLAGELTSALVSRLD; this is encoded by the coding sequence GTGACCCAGACCCTCACTGTCCTGCAGGCGCGGCGCATCGCGCTGGCCGCGCAGGGGTTCACCCGCCCTCGGCCTGGCCGGGACGGTGAGGTCTCGGCGCGCCACGTGGCGCGGGTGATCCAGCGGCTCGGCTTCTTCCAGATCGACTCGGTCAACGTGCTCCAGCGCGCGCACTACATGCCGTTGTTCTCGCGCCTCGGCGCGTACGACGTGGACCTCCTGCACCGAGCGTCGGGGCGGGCGCCCCGGCGCCTGTTCGAGTACTGGGCCCACGAGGCGGCCCTCGTCGACGTCGACCTGTGGCAGGCGTTCCAGTTCCGCATGGAGTCCGGCGCCCGCATGTGGGGCGGGATGATCCGCATCGCGCGCGACAAGCCCGAGTTCGTGGAGTGGGTGCTCGACGAGGTGCGAGCGAACGGCCCACTCACCGCACGCGAGATCGAGCACGACGTCCCGCGCGAGCGCGACAGCTGGGGCTGGAACTGGTCGGAGGTCAAGGCCGCGCTGGAGTACCTGTTCTACAAGGGTCGAGTGACGGCAGCTCGTCGCAACGCCGCGTTCGAGAGGGTGTACGACCTGCCCGAACGGGTCATCCCGCGCGCACAGCTCGAGACGCCGGCCCTGGACGCGCCCGAGGCGCACCGGGTGCTGGTGGGGCACGCGGCCCGCGCGCTCGGCGTGGGCACCGCGCAGTGCCTGCGCGACTACTTCCGCATGGAGCCCGCGCCGACCAAGGCGGCGATCGACGACCTGGTCGCGAGCGGCGAGCTGGTGCCGACCACGATCGCCGGATGGCGCCGGCCTGCGTACCTGCACCGCGACGCCGTCATGCCCCGCAAGGTCTCCGCGCGGGCGCTGCTCAGCCCGTTCGACCCCTTGGTGTTCGAGCGGACGCGCACCGAGCAGCTCTTCGACTTCCGCTACCGCATCGAGATCTACGTCCCGGCCGACAAGCGTGTGCACGGCTACTACGTCCTGCCGTTCCTGCTGGGCGACAGGCTGGTCGCGCGCGTGGACCTCAAGGCAGATCGGCAGTCCTCGACGCTGCTCGTCCATGGGGCGTGGGCCGAGTCGCACGCGCCGTCCCACACCGCCACAGAGCTCGCCGACGAGCTGCGTCTCATGGCCCGGTGGCTCGGGCTCGACACCATCGCGCCTCCGGTCAAGGGCGATCTGGCCGGGGAACTCACGTCCGCCCTTGTCTCTCGACTAGACTGA